Proteins from one Fragaria vesca subsp. vesca linkage group LG6, FraVesHawaii_1.0, whole genome shotgun sequence genomic window:
- the LOC101290968 gene encoding uncharacterized protein LOC101290968 — translation MSNALTLPCLGIVSMARRPKRTAKTKQAPPPTTVGFGMGKRKDPLWQCVEGCGACCKLVKGPSFATPEEIFTDPADVELYKSMVGSDGWCVHFEKSSRKCSIYNERPYFCRVEADVFDKLYGISKKKFNVEACRSCTDTIKSVYGPYSKELVNYNSTVMSSSTS, via the exons ATGTCTAACGCACTGACTCTGCCGTGTCTCGGCATAGTCAGCATGGCGCGCCGCCCAAAACGCACGGCAAAGACTAAGCAAGCTCCACCCCCGACGACCGTCGGCTTCGGAATGGGCAAGAGGAAGGACCCGCTCTGGCAATGCGTGGAAGGTTGCGGAGCTTGCTGCAAACTCGTCAAGGGTCCCTCTTTCGCTACCCCTGAAGAAATCTTCACTGACCCTGCTGACGTTGAG CTATACAAAAGTATGGTGGGTTCAGATGGGTGGTGCGTGCACTTTGAGAAGAGCTCACGCAAGTGCTCCATTTACAATG AGCGTCCATATTTTTGTCGTGTGGAGGCAGACGTGTTTGACAAATTGTATGGGATTAGCAAGAAGAAATTCAATGTGGAAGCTTGCAG GAGCTGCACGGATACCATCAAGTCTGTTTACGGTCCCTATTCCAAAGAACTCGTTAACTATAATAGCACAGTAATGAGCTCCAGTACTAGTTAA
- the LOC101299509 gene encoding F-box protein CPR30-like, producing MAETTLPEEMIVSILSWLPVKSLIRFTCVSKRFHSLILSDPKFAQSQFRAARDRKTPTPRLLCSSCFKLRAPKFESLDLESPSFGDFSSVRELKLPFQPAANYVSLLGSCNGIVFLAFDYKIFYMWNPSIGFFKNLPHPGFSTNENDLHFYGVGYLPATDDYIVFVNSIDFFDDKNESAIYSSRSQAWKTLVVDFDVFSVLSNQGILLKEALHWVHDRDKILAFDLAQEEEKHKFRAMLPPRDFNDHGGDYYFNHLGVSPSTGGCLSLVRYRQSSADCIHVWVMREYDVRDSWTVYFEVFGPPRGVLVLHWRFGSGNWYGCLYKYMEARCQ from the coding sequence ATGGCGGAAACAACCCTACCGGAAGAGATGATAGTGAGCATCCTCTCCTGGCTGCCCGTGAAATCCTTAATCCGATTCACCTGCGTTTCCAAACGCTTCCATTCCCTCATTCTCTCCGACCCCAAATTTGCTCAATCCCAATTTCGAGCTGCTCGTGACCGCAAAACCCCAACTCCTAGACTCCTGTGCTCCTCTTGTTTTAAACTCAGAGCTCCTAAATTCGAATCCCTAGACTTGGAGTCGCCGTCGTTTGGAGACTTTTCCTCTGTCAGAGAGCTCAAATTGCCTTTCCAGCCAGCGGCTAATTATGTCTCGCTACTGGGCTCCTGCAACGGTATTGTATTTCTCGCTTTTGATTACAAAATATTTTATATGTGGAATCCTTCAATTGGTTTCTTCAAGAACTTACCTCACCCCGGTTTTTCCACAAATGAAAATGATCTCCACTTTTACGGCGTTGGCTATTTGCCGGCTACCGACGACTACATAGTTTTCGTAAACTCCATTGATTTTTTTGATGATAAGAATGAGTCCGCCATTTACTCGTCCAGATCTCAGGCTTGGAAAACACTGGTGGTCGATTTCGATGTGTTCTCTGTTCTCTCTAATCAGGGGATTCTTTTGAAAGAGGCACTTCATTGGGTCCATGACCGAGATAAAATCTTGGCTTTTGATTTGGCTCAGGAGGAGGAGAAGCACAAGTTCAGGGCAATGCTGCCGCCGCGTGATTTTAATGATCACGGAGGTGACTATTATTTTAACCATCTTGGTGTTTCTCCTTCTACTGGAGGATGTCTGTCTCTAGTTCGTTATCGGCAATCTTCCGCTGACTGCATTCATGTATGGGTCATGAGAGAATATGATGTGCGCGACTCGTGGACTGTATACTTTGAAGTTTTCGGGCCCCCCAGAGGAGTGTTGGTTTTACATTGGAGGTTTGGTTCTGGAAACTGGTATGGTTGCTTGTACAAGTATATGGAAGCGCGATGTCAATAA
- the LOC101291544 gene encoding protein ALUMINUM SENSITIVE 3-like isoform 2, with translation MASSSSSLFSSTTQNHTASSLPLQGLYADQGMVKPLAATVVVLLAVVLSYVQKLGLGGEMVYSIARAFVQLSIIGFVLQFIFTRDNAIWIVLAYMFMVSVAGYTAGQRAKHVPRGKYVAGASILVGTSITMFLLIVLNIFPFTPRYIIPVAGMMVGNAMTVTGVTMKRLRDDIRTQMNLVETALALGATPRQATLQQVKRALVISLSPVLDNAKTVGLISLPGAMTGLIMGGASPLEAIQLQIVVMNFLIGASTISSILSTYLCWPAFFTKAYQLETKVFSTE, from the exons ATGGCATCATCTTCCTCGTCACTCTTCTCCTCCACCACGCAAAACCACACAGCATCATCACTACCCCTACAAGGCCTCTATGCTGATCAG GGGATGGTGAAGCCTTTGGCTGCCACTGTGGTGGTGCTGCTGGCGGTGGTGCTTTCTTATGTACAGAAGCTTGGTTTGGGTGGCGAGATGGTTTACTCTATTGCCAGGGCGTTTGTGCAGCTTTCGATTATTGGGTTCGTTTTGCAGTTCATTTTCACTAGGGATAATGCTATTTGGATCGTCCTTGCTTACATGTTCATG GTCTCGGTTGCTGGCTACACAGCTGGTCAGAGGGCTAAACATGTTCCTAGAGGGAAGTATGTAGCAGGGGCATCAATATTGGTTGGAACTTCAATCACAATGTTCCTTCTTATTGTGCTCAATATCTTCCCCTTCACTCCAAGATATATTATCCCTGTTGCCGGAATGATGGTCGGAAATGCAATGACGGTAACCGGGGTTACAATGAAAAGACTGCGTGATGATATCCGAACACAAATGAACTTG GTGGAGACAGCATTAGCTCTAGGAGCAACACCACGCCAAGCAACACTTCAGCAGGTGAAGCGAGCTTTGGTCATATCGTTGTCTCCGGTTTTGGACAACGCCAAAACCGTCGGTCTGATCTCACTTCCAGGAGCAATGACCGGCCTCATCATGGGAGGAGCTTCTCCTCTGGAGGCCATTCAGCTTCAGATTGTTGTTATGAACTTTCTAATCGGTGCATCTACAATTAGCAGCATATTGTCAACATATCTGTGTTGGCCTGCCTTCTTTACCAAAGCTTATCAGTTAGAGACCAAGGTCTTCTCCACAGAATAG
- the LOC101315447 gene encoding serine/arginine-rich splicing factor RS2Z33-like: MPRYDDRYGNSRLYVGRLASRTRTRDLDRIFSRYGRVRDVDMKREFAFVEFYDPRDADDARYSLDGREVDGSRLIVEFAKGAPRGSREYMGRGPPPGSGRCFNCGIDGHWARDCKAGDWKNKCYRCGERGHIERQCKNSPKELRRERSRSRSPRRGRSRSPSYSRSYSRSRSPPRRERSLERDYRSRSPSYRSRDLSMSPVPSKGRQRSLTPEDDSPRGRGSLSPRNGSLGPRDGSKSPTPKSRSPSPDREIDSPVRPSANGRNPSPREDMSPVDEDDDYNRRSP, from the exons ATGCCTCGCTACGATGATCGATATGGGAATTCGCGTCTTTATGTTGGTCGCTTGGCTTCACGCACCCGGACGCGTGATCTGGACCGGATTTTCAGCAGATACGGGAG AGTACGAGATGTGGACATGAAGCGCGAGTTTGCATTTGTT GAATTTTATGATCCGCGAGATGCTGATGATGCAAGATATAGCTTAGATGGTAGGGAAGTTGATGGTAGTCGTCTGATTGTGGAGTTTGCTAAGGGG GCTCCACGTGGTTCCCGGGAATACATGGGCAGAGGTCCACCACCTGGATCTGGGCGCTGCTTTAATTGTGGTATTGATGGCCACTGGGCTCGTGATTGTAAGGCTGGTGATTGGAAGAATAAATGTTATCGCTGTGGAGAAAGAGGCCATATTGAGAGGCAGTGCAAAAATAGCCCAAAAGAATTAAG GCGTGAGCGGAGTCGTTCACGTTCTCCTCGCCGCGGTAGAAGTCGTAGCCCAAGTTACAGCCGTAGCTACAG CCGATCAAGGTCCCCACCAAGGAGAGAACGAAGCTTGGAAAGGGATTATAGATCTCGGAGCCCTTCTTATAGAAGCCGTGATCTGAGCATGAGTCCAGTGCCCTCAAAGGGGAGGCAGCGCAGCCTTACACCCGAGGATGATAGCCCTCGTGGAAGGGGTAGCCTTTCTCCTAGAAATGGCAGCTTAGGCCCCAGAGATGGTAGCAAAAGCCCAACCCCTAAGAGCAGAAGTCCTAGCCCTGACCGTGAGATTGATAGCCCTGTTCGCCCTTCTGCTAATGGTCGTAACCCCAGCCCGAGGGAGGATATGAGCCCTGTTGATGAGGACGACGATTACAACCGCCGCTCCCCTTGA
- the LOC101292034 gene encoding uncharacterized protein LOC101292034 — MSKLGLLRTSIRSTLAARTSLSQTHRLLASLLRDPPRRFSTAAEQPPQNSAPGQPPSLDATVDQIVRNPNTGAAVYGKLVGITRNTLRTDVVNLLEGCNLTLEDVKVHYNGPFIPTGMLVQFPSQREFENAVRVLRGRGLAQVFRLQRLDRHLWDDIPHYDGKTVLIEGIPRTALQEDVERFLSGTPYEGSSIKIFMKQGSIRMATVQFPSQIQAKNAYITKNKGFILNDQVLMRVLQ, encoded by the exons ATGTCAAAGCTGGGTCTTCTCCGAACCTCAATCAGATCAACCCTCGCCGCCCGTACATCCCTGTCACAAACCCACCGCCTCCTCGCTTCCCTCCTCCGCGACCCGCCGCGACGCTTCTCCACCGCAGCGGAGCAACCGCCGCAGAACTCGGCACCCGGACAACCACCGTCTCTAGATGCAACAGTCGACCAAATTGTTCGAAACCCAAACACAG GTGCAGCGGTGTATGGGAAATTGGTTGGGATTACGAGGAATACGTTGAGGACTGACGTTGTCAACTTGCTGGAAGGCTGTAATTTGACTCTGGAAGATGTTAAAGTCCACTACAATGGGCCTTTCATTCCCACTGGAAT GCTGGTGCAATTTCCTTCACAAAGAGAATTTGAGAATGCGGTTAGAGTGCTTAGAGGCCGGGGCCTGGCCCAGGTGTTCAGATTGCAAAGG TTGGATCGACACTTGTGGGATGATATACCTCATTATGATGGAAAAACT GTGTTAATAGAGGGGATCCCTCGAACTGCGCTTCAGGAAGATGTGGAGCGCTTTCTGTCTGGGACTCCATATGAGGGCTCCTCCATTAAAATCTTTATGAA ACAAGGTTCCATCAGAATGGCAACTGTTCAATTTCCTTCGCAAATCCAGGCGAAGAATGCATACATCACAAAGAACAAGGGCTTCATTCTAAACGATCAAGTCTTGATGCGTGTTCTCCAGTAA
- the LOC101315162 gene encoding ABC transporter G family member 2-like produces the protein MSSAAPPTLELREFNPTRPRINPTLAELLQWVEQSQTPDRKTTSSNHNNAHHVLDIGFPSTSLSQSTYPFVLSFNNLTYSVKVRRKMTLLPSFRKTEAKLGGSGASSTKVLLNGVSGEAREGQIMAVLGASGSGKSTLIDALADRIAKDSLKGTITLNDEILNSRMLKVISAYVMQDDLLFPMLTVEETLMFSAEFRLPQSLSKSKKKSRVEALIDQLGLRNAAKTVIGDEGHRGVSGGERRRVSIGIDIIHDPIVLFLDEPTSGLDSTSAFMVVKVLQRIAQSGSIVVMSVHQPSYRILGLLDRLVLLSHGQTVYSGSPANLPVFFREFGHPIPETENRTEFALDLIRELEETPGGTKSLVEFNKKWQITKRQKFKQANGSDNSASSMPKLSLKDAISASISRGKLVSGAPSDTNLASSVPTFANPIWTEMLVISKRSIKNSTRMPELFGIRLGAVLVTGIILATMFWHLDDSPKGVEERLGFFAFAMSTTFYTCAEAIPVFLQERYIFMRETAYNAYRRSSYVLAHSLLSIPSLLILSLAFAATTFWAVGLAGGLQGFLFFLLTICSAFWAGSSFVTFLSGVVTHVMLGYTVVVAILAYFLLFSGFFISRDRIPVYWIWFHYISLVKYPYEAVLQNEFDDHMKCLVTGIQMFDNTPLGDVPVALKLKLLENMSNTLGMNVTASSCVTTGLDILKRQGITDISKWNCLWVTIAWGFFFRVLFYFTLLLGSKNKRR, from the exons ATGTCGTCTGCGGCGCCACCCACTCTCGAGCTCCGAGAATTCAACCCCACAAGACCCCGCATCAACCCTACTCTCGCCGAGCTTCTCCAATGGGTCGAGCAGTCCCAAACCCCCGACCGGAAAACTACGTCGTCAAACCACAACAATGCCCACCACGTCCTCGACATCGGCTTTCCTTCCACCTCTTTGTCTCAGTCGACCTACCCTTTCGTCCTCTCCTTCAACAACCTCACTTACAGCGTCAAGGTCCGCCGCAAAATGACGTTACTGCCCTCCTTCAGAAAAACAGAGGCTAAACTTGGTGGCAGCGGCGCAAGCAGCACCAAGGTTTTGCTGAACGGCGTTTCCGGCGAGGCCAGAGAAGGCCAGATCATGGCGGTTCTCGGAGCAAGTGGCTCAGGCAAGTCAACACTGATAGACGCATTGGCTGACCGGATCGCCAAGGACAGCTTGAAAGGGACGATCACGTTAAACGATGAGATTCTCAACTCGAGGATGCTGAAGGTGATATCGGCTTACGTCATGCAGGACGATCTGTTGTTTCCGATGCTGACGGTGGAGGAGACTCTCATGTTCTCTGCTGAGTTCCGGCTCCCACAGTCTCTATCAAAATCAAAGAAGAAGTCTCGTGTGGAGGCCCTGATTGATCAGCTAGGCCTCCGAAACGCCGCGAAGACGGTGATCGGTGATGAGGGCCACCGCGGCGTCTCCGGAGGCGAGAGGAGGAGAGTTTCTATTGGTATTGACATCATTCACGACCCCATTGTTTTGTTTCTTGACGAACCGACCTCCGGGCTTGACTCGACGAGTGCTTTCATGGTGGTGAAGGTTTTGCAGAGAATAGCTCAGAGTGGCAGCATTGTGGTCATGTCCGTACATCAACCGAGTTACAGAATTCTAGGGTTGTTGGACAGGTTGGTACTTCTGTCACATGGACAGACTGTGTACAGTGGCTCGCCGGCGAATCTTCCGGTCTTTTTCCGCGAATTCGGGCACCCTATACCCGAAACCGAGAACAGGACTGAGTTCGCTTTGGACCTCATTCGAGAACTGGAAGAAACTCCAG GTGGAACCAAGAGCTTGGTAGAGTTCAACAAGAAATGGCAAATCACCAAGAGGCAGAAGTTCAAACAAGCAAACGGTTCGGACAACAGTGCCAGCAGTATGCCAAAGCTCTCGCTCAAAGACGCAATAAGTGCTAGCATTTCAAGAGGAAAGCTAGTCTCGGGTGCTCCTAGTGACACTAACCTAGCCTCTTCAGTCCCTACCTTTGCCAACCCTATATGGACAGAAATGTTGGTCATCTCAAAACGCTCCATCAAAAACTCTACACGAATGCCGGAACTCTTCGGCATCCGGTTGGGGGCGGTACTCGTCACCGGAATCATATTAGCCACTATGTTTTGGCACCTTGACGACTCCCCCAAGGGTGTCGAAGAGCGTCTCGGATTTTTCGCCTTTGCAATGTCCACAACCTTCTACACTTGCGCGGAAGCAATCCCCGTTTTCCTCCAAGAACGTTACATATTCATGAGAGAAACTGCCTACAATGCCTACCGTAGGTCATCTTATGTCTTAGCTCACTCGTTACTCTCCATTCCCTCCTTGCTCATCCTCTCCTTGGCCTTCGCCGCCACCACCTTTTGGGCCGTGGGGTTGGCCGGTGGCCTTCAAGGGTTTCTCTTTTTCTTGTTGACAATATGCTCGGCGTTTTGGGCCGGATCTTCGTTCGTAACATTTTTATCCGGCGTTGTCACCCATGTCATGCTGGGATATACGGTTGTGGTGGCCATTCTAGCCTACTTTCTCCTCTTTAGTGGGTTCTTCATTAGCAGAGATCGGATTCCGGTATACTGGATTTGGTTCCATTACATATCTCTGGTGAAGTATCCATATGAAGCTGTTTTGCAGAACGAGTTTGATGACCATATGAAGTGTTTAGTGACCGGAATTCAAATGTTTGACAACACGCCGTTGGGTGACGTCCCTGTTGCACTGAAGTTGAAGCTGTTGGAGAACATGAGCAACACATTGGGGATGAATGTAACTGCGTCTAGTTGTGTGACCACCGGATTAGACATACTGAAACGGCAGGGTATAACGGATATTAGCAAATGGAATTGCTTGTGGGTGACAATTGCTTGGGGGTTTTTCTTTAGAGTTTTGTTTTATTTTACTTTGTTGTTGGGGAGCAAAAATAAAAGGAGGTAA
- the LOC101291256 gene encoding uncharacterized protein LOC101291256, with protein sequence MPIRNQLNSRVPIKFLALCVFLSCFPGCVLSAIVTLDSIEIYSTHELLKQPTVYFKCKGDQNKTVLPDVKDKKVLYKFNGQESWQPLTKLEGKKCKRCGFYEEDAIKSDDVFEEWELCPSDFSGNDGKFRRITKDEFNATFLCPKCDTTGSKSNSKSHEESKGKGMHIALVVFIIIVVIAVCMAGVVVGYKHWQKKKRQQEQARFLKLFEDGDDIEDELGLDHVI encoded by the exons ATGCCGATTCGGAATCAGCTGAATTCCAGGGTTCCGATCAAATTCCTCGCCTTATGCGTCTTCCTCAGCTGCTTTCCCG GATGCGTGCTATCGGCGATTGTGACGCTTGATTCGATTGAGATATACAGCACGCACGAGCTGCTGAAACAGCCGACGGTTTATTTCAAATGCAAAGGCGATCAGAACAAGACGGTGTTGCCGGACGTCAAGGACAAGAAGGTCTTGTATAAATTCAACGGCCAAGAGTCTTGGCAG CCTTTGACGAAGCTCGAAGGTAAGAAGTGTAAGCGGTGTGGATTTTATGAGGAGGATGCCATCAAATCGGATGACGTATTTGAGGAGTGGGAGTTGTGTCCTTCTGATTTCTCCGGTAATGATGGAAAGTTCCGGCGAATCACCAAAGACGAATTCAATGCAACGTTTTTGTGTCCAAAGTGTGACACCACTG GATCCAAATCCAATAGTAAGTCTCATGAAGAATCAAAGGGAAAGGGAATGCATATTGCTCTAGTGGTATTCATCATTATTGTCGTGATAGCAGTGTGTATGGCTGGAGTAGTAGTTGGATACAAGCACTGGCAAAAGAAGAAGCGACAGCAAGAACAAGCACGGTTCTTAAAGCTGTTTGAAGATGGTGATGATATTGAGGATGAATTAGGGCTTGATCATGTAATTTGA
- the LOC101291544 gene encoding protein ALUMINUM SENSITIVE 3-like isoform 1, whose translation MASSSSSLFSSTTQNHTASSLPLQGLYADQVLLLPFFYVLGKMDFSWMVDFLKGMVKPLAATVVVLLAVVLSYVQKLGLGGEMVYSIARAFVQLSIIGFVLQFIFTRDNAIWIVLAYMFMVSVAGYTAGQRAKHVPRGKYVAGASILVGTSITMFLLIVLNIFPFTPRYIIPVAGMMVGNAMTVTGVTMKRLRDDIRTQMNLVETALALGATPRQATLQQVKRALVISLSPVLDNAKTVGLISLPGAMTGLIMGGASPLEAIQLQIVVMNFLIGASTISSILSTYLCWPAFFTKAYQLETKVFSTE comes from the exons ATGGCATCATCTTCCTCGTCACTCTTCTCCTCCACCACGCAAAACCACACAGCATCATCACTACCCCTACAAGGCCTCTATGCTGATCAGGTTCTTCTTCTTCCGTTTTTTTATGTTCTTGGGAAAATGGACTTCTCATGGATGGTGGACTTTCTGAAGGGGATGGTGAAGCCTTTGGCTGCCACTGTGGTGGTGCTGCTGGCGGTGGTGCTTTCTTATGTACAGAAGCTTGGTTTGGGTGGCGAGATGGTTTACTCTATTGCCAGGGCGTTTGTGCAGCTTTCGATTATTGGGTTCGTTTTGCAGTTCATTTTCACTAGGGATAATGCTATTTGGATCGTCCTTGCTTACATGTTCATG GTCTCGGTTGCTGGCTACACAGCTGGTCAGAGGGCTAAACATGTTCCTAGAGGGAAGTATGTAGCAGGGGCATCAATATTGGTTGGAACTTCAATCACAATGTTCCTTCTTATTGTGCTCAATATCTTCCCCTTCACTCCAAGATATATTATCCCTGTTGCCGGAATGATGGTCGGAAATGCAATGACGGTAACCGGGGTTACAATGAAAAGACTGCGTGATGATATCCGAACACAAATGAACTTG GTGGAGACAGCATTAGCTCTAGGAGCAACACCACGCCAAGCAACACTTCAGCAGGTGAAGCGAGCTTTGGTCATATCGTTGTCTCCGGTTTTGGACAACGCCAAAACCGTCGGTCTGATCTCACTTCCAGGAGCAATGACCGGCCTCATCATGGGAGGAGCTTCTCCTCTGGAGGCCATTCAGCTTCAGATTGTTGTTATGAACTTTCTAATCGGTGCATCTACAATTAGCAGCATATTGTCAACATATCTGTGTTGGCCTGCCTTCTTTACCAAAGCTTATCAGTTAGAGACCAAGGTCTTCTCCACAGAATAG